In Rhodoferax koreense, a genomic segment contains:
- a CDS encoding Bug family tripartite tricarboxylate transporter substrate binding protein, with translation MSLSIPRKTRILLAALCAAALPAAQVHAQTQAAAAAWPTHPVRIIVPFTTGGLADTLARGIAQELAREWPQPVLVENKPGANTIIAAEYTARAPADGYTLLLANDPTLSSNQYLYSKLPYDPVKDFVPVINVAETQQLLVAGPAFSGSSLADLIAAAKAKPGEVSYGTFGAGSKAHIDSEAFARQAGVKMLHVPYKGVADVVPALLGGQIQIAVTGVQPVLQLINSGQLRALALAAPQRSPMLPNVPTFTEAGLQGFEASAWFGLVAPSATPRAVVDKVAADVARIIAKPEFQKKYVTGVGLALLNQGPDAFAAFLHKDRAAYALHVKNINVKLD, from the coding sequence ATGAGCCTATCGATCCCACGCAAGACACGAATCCTGCTCGCGGCGCTCTGCGCGGCGGCGTTGCCGGCCGCGCAGGTGCATGCGCAGACGCAAGCGGCCGCGGCCGCCTGGCCGACGCATCCGGTGCGGATCATCGTGCCTTTCACCACGGGTGGCCTGGCCGATACCCTGGCGCGCGGCATTGCGCAGGAACTCGCCCGCGAATGGCCCCAGCCGGTGCTGGTCGAAAACAAGCCCGGCGCCAACACCATCATCGCCGCCGAATACACGGCCCGCGCGCCCGCCGATGGCTACACGCTGCTGCTGGCCAACGACCCGACGCTGTCGTCCAACCAGTACCTCTACAGCAAGCTGCCGTACGACCCGGTCAAGGACTTCGTCCCGGTCATCAACGTCGCCGAAACCCAGCAACTGCTGGTGGCCGGCCCGGCGTTTTCCGGCAGTTCGCTGGCCGACCTGATCGCCGCCGCGAAGGCCAAGCCCGGGGAAGTGAGTTACGGCACCTTCGGCGCCGGCAGCAAGGCACACATCGACTCCGAGGCTTTCGCGCGCCAGGCGGGCGTGAAGATGCTGCACGTGCCGTACAAGGGCGTGGCCGACGTGGTGCCGGCCCTGCTGGGCGGCCAGATCCAGATCGCCGTGACCGGCGTGCAGCCGGTGCTGCAACTGATCAACAGCGGCCAGCTCCGCGCCCTCGCCCTGGCCGCGCCGCAGCGCAGCCCGATGCTGCCGAACGTGCCCACCTTCACCGAGGCCGGCCTGCAGGGCTTCGAGGCCAGCGCCTGGTTTGGCCTGGTCGCACCCTCGGCCACGCCGCGGGCCGTGGTCGACAAGGTCGCCGCCGACGTGGCGCGCATCATCGCCAAGCCTGAGTTCCAGAAGAAATACGTGACAGGGGTCGGCCTGGCCCTGCTGAACCAGGGGCCGGATGCATTTGCCGCCTTCCTGCACAAGGATCGCGCTGCCTACGCCCTGCATGTGAAGAACATCAACGTGAAGCTGGACTGA